The sequence CCAGTTGCCATAGGATTTTCTCTTACAATTTGATGTGGGTATGTTCTAATTTTTAAGTGGTAACCGAATCTACCAGCTTCTCTAATCATTAATCTGTTAGCTGCAATCCTAGCAGCTTCTAATGAATTATGTGTAATTTCAGCACCTTCTTTAACAGATAAAGTTACTGAAATTGGGAATTCGTCAGTTAAGTTACCCATATCATATTGAACAATTCTTGAATTTGGGGTTTTTCTAATATATTCTCTTCTTGTATAAGCGCGAACCATAATAATCCTCCGATAAAAAATTTGTTAAAAATAACTTCTAATTATTAATGATAAATAGCTAAAAATAAGCTATATAAAATTTAGTAAAATTATAAAAAAATAACATTTACCTTCATTAATTAGATAAGATAATTATTTATATTTACATAACCATTAATAAATGTTATCATAAAATAAGATTATAAGGAAATTTTAATATAAATTTCTACAATATAGATTATTATATTTTATAGTATATTAAGATTTTTACTAATAGGAAATATTTAAAATAATTCTAAAATAATAAAAATTATAAAACAAAAACCAATTAAATTAAAATGATAATAAAAAATATTAAAAATTATCTAAGCTTGTACAATCTTAATTAAAAAATATTAAATTTATTAAAATTAAACTCATAAAAAAGACGATAACAATAAAACATAAGTGATAATATGGAAATTAACTCAGAGTTAACAATCAAATATAAGGATAAAGAATCAGCCAAAATATCATTTGAAAGTTTAAAAGTTGATAATGAGGGATTTGTCAAATCTAAATTGAATAATGATACTGTTGAATTTGAAATAAACAGTGATTCATTAGGATCTTTTTTAAACACAAGTGATGATTTGATTGCATCTGAAATAGTTGTGGAAAAAATAATTACTACTTCTAAAAAAGATTAATTTGTTGCATGTCAAGAATTAGGTTTAATAAATACTTAATCCCTTAAAGATCAATCTTTAAAAATACCATTAAACAAGGGATTGCTTATTAAAATTTTAGATAATGATTAAAAAATAGGGATATTCAACAATATCTGATAACCTTAAACAAGATAAATGGTTTTTAATTAATAATAAAAATAACAGGACATGACAATTTTATTAAAAAAGGAATTATTTTTAAACAAACAATATAAAATTTAGATATTTTACAATAATTTTTTAAATAAAATAAAAAACATAATATTATATATTATCATTTATAAATTTATATAAACACTAAACATATTTATTAAAATATTATTTTTATTGAGCCTTAAAAAAATTAATGGAGATATATTATGAATTGTCATTATCATCCAGATAGAGAAAGTACAAATAAATGTTCTATCTGTGGAAAACCAATCTGTGCCGAATGTGGTATGGAAGTTGGGGGAAATATTCTTTGTAAAGACTGTGTTAACGATTTAATCATGGATAGTTTATCATC comes from Methanobrevibacter boviskoreani JH1 and encodes:
- the rplJ gene encoding 50S ribosomal protein L16, whose translation is MIMVRAYTRREYIRKTPNSRIVQYDMGNLTDEFPISVTLSVKEGAEITHNSLEAARIAANRLMIREAGRFGYHLKIRTYPHQIVRENPMATGAGADRVQSGMRNAFGKAVSVEAIVKRGQKIITIDCNKANFVAAKKALKRASMKLPARTRITVDKGQELVL
- a CDS encoding KEOPS complex subunit Pcc1, with amino-acid sequence MEINSELTIKYKDKESAKISFESLKVDNEGFVKSKLNNDTVEFEINSDSLGSFLNTSDDLIASEIVVEKIITTSKKD